The Mycobacterium haemophilum DSM 44634 sequence TCGCGCCAGGTCCGCGGCGGCATGTTCGACCTCGGATGCCTTGTTGCCGCTAGTGATTGGCACGATGACAACTTGGTAGGGGGCCACTCGGGGCGGGAGAACGAGGCCCTTGTCATCGCCGTGGACCATCACGATAGCCCCGACCATCCGGGTACTTAGCCCAAAAGACGTCGTATGCACGAATGCTTGTTGTTCTTCGGCGGTGGTGTAGCGGATGTCGAAAGCCCGGGCGAAGTTGTCGCCCAAGTAATGGGTGGTCCCGGATTGCAACGCCTTCCCGTCGCGCATCATCGCTTCGATGGTGTAGGTGTTGAGCGCACCGGCGAACCGCTCCCCGGCGGTCTTCTCCCCGGGAACAACCGGAATGGCGGCCATGTCACGAGCCAACGTGGTGTAGATGTCCAGCGCGAGCAAAGTTTCGCGGAGGGCATCGGACTTCTCGGCGTGCGCCGAGTGAGCTTCTTGCCACAGAAACTCGGTCGTGCGCAGCAGCATTCGCGGCCGAAGTTCCCAACGGACTACATTCGCCCACTGGTTCAACCGCAGCGGTAGGTCGCGGTGGGAGGTGATCCATTTGGCCATCATGTCGCCGATGACGGTTTCGGAGGTGGGACGGATCACAAGTGGCTCGGCGAGCTCCTTGCCGCCGGCATGGGTGACGACCGCCAGTTCCGGGTTGAACCCTTCGACATGTTCGGCTTCCCGGTTGAAGTAGCTTTCCGGGATCAGCATCGGGAAGTAGGCATTTTCGTGCCCGAGTTCCTTGATCATGCCATCAAGCTCGGCCTGCAACAGCTCCCAAATTCGGTAGCCGTACGGGCGAATCACCATGGTTCCCTTGGCGGGCCCTCGATCGACCAGTCCTGCCTTCGCGACGACCTCGTTGTACCAGGCGGAGAAGTCGTCTTCCTGGCGAGTCACGCCTCGCTCGTTGCGTCCCATGGATCGCGCAGTCTACCCGCCGACCTCGTCGTCGGAACGCGGCGGTCTATGGACGGCTTCGCCCCGATCGTGATGGTCGCGCACCGTCACAGACGTGCACCAGTCCGCATTCGCCGGGCGGCGAGATGTCGGGCAGCGTCGAATGTCCGTCCAGCTCTTTGAGATCCAGCCCGGCGCAAGACACCGGATCCGCGCCGGTGACGATGACGACGTCGACGCCATCGTCGGTCTCGGCGTCGGTCAGGGGGCGGGAGGATCCTCGCCGTGGTTTATATCTGGTGGGCTGTACCGAAGCGATCCCGCACCTATCGTGGTAGGCATGTGCCGGAACATCACCGAACTGCGCGGGTTGCAGCCCGCGGCCACGGCGGAAGAGATCGCGGCGGCAGCGCGTCAGTATGTGCGCAAGGTCAGCGGCATCACCCACCCGTCAGCGGCGAATGCCGAGGCGTTCGAGGCGGCGGTCGCCGAGGTCACCGTGACGACGACGCGATTGCTGGGTGCGCTGCCGCCGCGGCGCCAGCCGCCGAAGACCGTGCCGCCATTGCGCCGCCCCGAAGTCATCGCCCGGCTCGCGGGATCGCAGTGACGCCTGCGCTGAAGGAGTGGAGCGCGGTGGTGCACGCACTGCTGGATGGTCGTCAGCGTGTGCTGCTACGCAAGGGCGGTATTCGGGAAAAGCGCTTCGAGGTGGCGGCCCAGGAGTTCTTGCTGTTTCCGACGGTCGCCCACAGCCATGCGGAGCGGGTCCGGCCCGAGCATCAAGACTTACTGGCAGCTGCGGCCGCCGACAGCACCGACGAGCATCTTGTAGTGCGGGCTGCAGCGAAAGTTGTTGCCGCACTGCCGGTTAACCGGCCCGATGGTCTCGGGGGGATTGCGGATCTGCACATCTGGACCGCCGAGTCGGTCCGCACCGACCGGCTGGACTTCCGGCCCAAACACAAACTCGCGGTGCTGGTGGTATCCGCGATTCCCTTGGTCGAGCCGGTGCGACTCACCCGCGCCCCCGAGTACGCGGGCTGCACCAGCTGGGTGCAGCTGCCGGTGCACCCAGCATTGGGGACACCCGTGCACGCCGACGCCGCGCTAACCGGCGTCGCCGACCGGGTCCGTGACGCGGTCGGCTGACGGGTCGCGCTGGCCGATGGGAAGCACCAGCCGGGAGGGGCCGAAATGCACCGCATGGGTGGCCGGTGTCAGCTGCCGGGCCGCCAGCATCGGTTCTTGCGTGCCGAGGTTGCGCGCGTAGCGGGGGAACCAGCTGCCGGCTACTAGGACCCGGATGCGTGATCCGGCACTAAAGCGGTGGGCGATCGCGTCGAGTTCGATGCTGACCAGATTCTGCAAGTCCGGCACGTGCTGCGCGGGGCTCAGCCGCCGGTAGCTGTCGCTGACGTTGCGTGACCGGCCCTTGGCGTCGACCTCGCTCACCCGGACGAACAGGTCGACGTTGGGATTGTCCGAAGAGTGCGCCAACTCGACTACCGGGTTTCCGTACACGTACAGATCCTGGGTGAGGGGGGCGCCGGTGTAGGCGAGCACGTCGTCGCGCAGCGCCAGGCGGCTGTCGTCGCGATAACCACCGGACGGCAACAGCATTGGACCGCCGGTGGTCGGTGTCGGGTCGGCGGGGTCACAGCGAAATGTCGCCGGCGTCCGCCGCGGGACCGGCGCGGTCTCGCTGAGGCGGCCGCCTGGCGCCAGATACAGCACGCGGTCAGTGGTAGCGGGCGGCCAATCAGGTAGGTTGCGCCAGCCCTGGCCGGCGACGAAAACCCGGACCGTGCTGCGCCTGCGTCGGGCCGGCGCCTCGCCCAGGTGAGTGTCCAGCCAAGCCAACGATTCCCGAGCGTTGATGGCCAGTCCCTTGGTGAGCATCTGAGTGTGTGTCCAGGGCCCGATCGTCAGCGCGACATGGACGTCGCGGTCGCGCAGCTGCCGGTACTGCTGCAGTGTTTGCCGCAGGAATATGTCTTGCCAGCCACCTACCAGCAACACCGGCACCTCAACGCGGTCCAGCGCGGCGTGCAGCCGCATCTGCGTCCAGAACGGATCGTTGTGGTCGCAGTGTTCGACCCACGATTCGAACCACGGAGCACCCGTGCCAAGCAGGGTCCTGGCTGCAGCACCCAGCGGAACGTCGCCGGCTGCGCGTGCCACCTTCCGCCGCGCCCGCAGCTGGCGGATGCCGCTGCGGATGCGCCGCCGATCCTCCTGGTGCGAAATCAGATCGCTCCAGCCCAGAAAATCGTTGATGGTGAACGAGCCGGTATCCCACACCGAGGCGTGGAAATCGTGCGGAGCCGCGGTGATGACCGCCGCGGCCAGTTCCGGCGGCGGATCGTGCAGCAGCGCCCACTGGGTGAACCCCAGGTAGGACAGTCCGACGGTGCCGAACCGTCCGGTGAACCAGGGCTGTTGACGCAGCCAGGTCACGGTGTCGGCGCCGTCGGCGGCCTCGTTGATCATTGGCTCGAACACGCCGCCTGACCCGAACGTCCCGCGCACGCTTTGCAGCACGACGTGGTAGCCGCGGGCGGCGTACAGCCTGCCAAATATCAACGAAAACGGCAGCCGACGTCCATAGGGTCCCCGGACCAGCACGGTGCCAGCGGGGCTCGACGTGAGCGGTGCGTAGTGGTCGGCAACCAGTCCGATGCCGTCGCGCATCGGGACGTGGACTCGGCGCACGGTGTAGCGGGTGGTTGCCCGCGGCAGTCCCAACAGCCCGCCGGCAGCATTGCCGCCGACGTGCGTGGTCAAGGTGCGCACGACCCCAGGGTAAGACTGGCCGACACGCTTTAGAACTTGTAGTACGGGGCGAGGTCGTTCGCCCGTTGCAGGTTGGTGGACGGGCAGTCGACTCCCGAGTCCGAGGGGTGCGAGTAGATCGTCGAGTAGAACAGCGCCTGCTGGATTACCCCGTAGCTGGTCTTGAACGTCACCATGCAGGAGTAGTACCAGAAGCTGTTGTGATAGGTCGGCTTCATGACCCAGTACTGTGCGGCGCGGTGGCCGTTGATCGTGGTCTCGACGGCATCAGGGGGCAGCGTCTGTGCGTACGTGCGCCAGATGATGGCCTCGATGGCCAGCTGATAGTTACCGGCGTCGTAGCGGCAGCGCAGCCCGTCCTCATGTTCGGGGGGCGTGAACGTCAGTCCGAGTCGCTGCACGGCATCGAACGGGATGTCCTCACAGGGGTCGAACGGGCGCGGGTCGGTGGTCGCCACGATCGGGCTCTTCATGGTGGTTTCCATCGGCTCGCCGGTCGAGCGCAGCTGCACGGTCCCGCTGGTGGTTGGCGGCGGGGAGCCCTGGGCGCCCACCGTGCCCCCGATGACCGCTGTGATCAACGCAGCGAGTGCTCCGATCAGACGGACCCTGGTGAACACGGCACTCCCAACCCCTCTGCGGTCCCTTGCCGGGAGTGTAGACCGGGTCGCGACGCTAGGCTGGGCAACCGTGG is a genomic window containing:
- the proS gene encoding proline--tRNA ligase; this translates as MGRNERGVTRQEDDFSAWYNEVVAKAGLVDRGPAKGTMVIRPYGYRIWELLQAELDGMIKELGHENAYFPMLIPESYFNREAEHVEGFNPELAVVTHAGGKELAEPLVIRPTSETVIGDMMAKWITSHRDLPLRLNQWANVVRWELRPRMLLRTTEFLWQEAHSAHAEKSDALRETLLALDIYTTLARDMAAIPVVPGEKTAGERFAGALNTYTIEAMMRDGKALQSGTTHYLGDNFARAFDIRYTTAEEQQAFVHTTSFGLSTRMVGAIVMVHGDDKGLVLPPRVAPYQVVIVPITSGNKASEVEHAAADLARRLQAAGVRTHVDARPQLTPGWKYNDWELRGVPIRLELGPRDLEAGTTVMVRRIGEKAKQPISIAAAPTEIPGVLDEFQRDMLKRATQFRDDHTTLVDNWDAFAMTVTTGWALALHCGNPQCEDDIKAETAATPRCIPQQGAPATGRCIRCDAPSAYDKRVIFARAY
- a CDS encoding DUF2277 family protein, translated to MCRNITELRGLQPAATAEEIAAAARQYVRKVSGITHPSAANAEAFEAAVAEVTVTTTRLLGALPPRRQPPKTVPPLRRPEVIARLAGSQ
- a CDS encoding DUF1802 family protein, whose protein sequence is MTPALKEWSAVVHALLDGRQRVLLRKGGIREKRFEVAAQEFLLFPTVAHSHAERVRPEHQDLLAAAAADSTDEHLVVRAAAKVVAALPVNRPDGLGGIADLHIWTAESVRTDRLDFRPKHKLAVLVVSAIPLVEPVRLTRAPEYAGCTSWVQLPVHPALGTPVHADAALTGVADRVRDAVG
- a CDS encoding CocE/NonD family hydrolase, translating into MRTLTTHVGGNAAGGLLGLPRATTRYTVRRVHVPMRDGIGLVADHYAPLTSSPAGTVLVRGPYGRRLPFSLIFGRLYAARGYHVVLQSVRGTFGSGGVFEPMINEAADGADTVTWLRQQPWFTGRFGTVGLSYLGFTQWALLHDPPPELAAAVITAAPHDFHASVWDTGSFTINDFLGWSDLISHQEDRRRIRSGIRQLRARRKVARAAGDVPLGAAARTLLGTGAPWFESWVEHCDHNDPFWTQMRLHAALDRVEVPVLLVGGWQDIFLRQTLQQYRQLRDRDVHVALTIGPWTHTQMLTKGLAINARESLAWLDTHLGEAPARRRRSTVRVFVAGQGWRNLPDWPPATTDRVLYLAPGGRLSETAPVPRRTPATFRCDPADPTPTTGGPMLLPSGGYRDDSRLALRDDVLAYTGAPLTQDLYVYGNPVVELAHSSDNPNVDLFVRVSEVDAKGRSRNVSDSYRRLSPAQHVPDLQNLVSIELDAIAHRFSAGSRIRVLVAGSWFPRYARNLGTQEPMLAARQLTPATHAVHFGPSRLVLPIGQRDPSADRVTDPVGDAG
- a CDS encoding DUF3558 domain-containing protein — its product is MFTRVRLIGALAALITAVIGGTVGAQGSPPPTTSGTVQLRSTGEPMETTMKSPIVATTDPRPFDPCEDIPFDAVQRLGLTFTPPEHEDGLRCRYDAGNYQLAIEAIIWRTYAQTLPPDAVETTINGHRAAQYWVMKPTYHNSFWYYSCMVTFKTSYGVIQQALFYSTIYSHPSDSGVDCPSTNLQRANDLAPYYKF